From the genome of Alistipes sp. ZOR0009, one region includes:
- a CDS encoding efflux RND transporter periplasmic adaptor subunit, with translation MKCYALLLSCCAFTFLASCSSKTSVKSDSRFKVVTPSVIDTVYEKEYVAQVSALANVEVRARIKGIIERVYVDEGQHVAKGALLFTISSSQYRQELLKAKAVLKSAQADLRAVEIELDGTRKLVDRKVVSDAEMEMAKARCEAAKAKVSEAQADWEQAALNLSYTQVRAPFDGAINRIPNKLGSLVEEGAMLTTISNSSAMLVYFNLSEKEYLEYAAAKDRGQNKVVTLMLANNTLYGHKGVVETTESEFDRGTGNIAFRARFPNPEHILKHGSSGKVVVKNELKHALVVPKKSTFEIQGNTYVYLVDADSRVRLQKITPMVSLAHLYVIRDGVSLRDRFIYEGIQQVKEGDRINPEVVTLAHAL, from the coding sequence ATGAAGTGCTATGCATTGCTATTGAGCTGCTGTGCCTTTACATTTCTGGCATCTTGCTCGTCAAAGACGTCGGTAAAGAGCGATAGCAGGTTTAAGGTGGTAACCCCTTCGGTTATCGATACGGTTTATGAGAAAGAGTATGTTGCCCAGGTAAGCGCGCTGGCTAATGTGGAGGTTCGTGCGCGCATTAAGGGTATTATTGAGCGGGTTTATGTAGACGAGGGGCAGCATGTGGCCAAGGGGGCGCTGTTGTTTACCATCAGCAGCAGCCAGTATCGGCAGGAGCTGCTAAAGGCAAAAGCGGTGCTGAAGAGCGCGCAGGCCGATCTTCGAGCTGTAGAGATAGAGCTGGATGGTACCCGTAAGCTGGTAGACCGGAAGGTGGTGTCTGACGCAGAAATGGAGATGGCCAAGGCAAGGTGCGAGGCGGCCAAAGCTAAGGTTTCCGAGGCACAGGCCGATTGGGAGCAAGCCGCTCTGAACCTATCCTATACTCAGGTTAGAGCTCCTTTTGATGGAGCCATCAATCGGATACCAAACAAACTAGGAAGCTTGGTAGAGGAGGGGGCTATGTTAACCACCATCTCCAACAGCAGCGCTATGCTGGTGTACTTTAACCTGTCGGAAAAGGAGTATCTGGAGTATGCTGCCGCAAAGGATAGGGGGCAGAACAAGGTGGTTACGCTTATGCTGGCTAACAACACTCTTTATGGGCATAAGGGCGTGGTGGAAACCACCGAAAGCGAGTTTGATAGAGGAACGGGGAATATTGCTTTCCGTGCCCGCTTTCCCAATCCCGAGCACATCTTGAAGCACGGAAGCAGCGGAAAGGTAGTGGTGAAAAATGAGCTTAAGCATGCGCTGGTAGTTCCCAAGAAGTCTACCTTCGAAATACAAGGGAATACCTACGTCTATTTGGTAGATGCAGATAGTAGGGTAAGGCTGCAAAAGATAACGCCGATGGTTAGCCTAGCCCACCTATATGTCATTCGTGATGGGGTTTCGCTTCGTGATCGGTTTATCTACGAAGGTATTCAGCAGGTGAAGGAGGGGGATAGAATAAATCCCGAGGTGGTAACCTTGGCCCATGCCTTATAA
- a CDS encoding efflux RND transporter permease subunit, protein MVAKFIRRPVLSMVIAIVIMLLGLLAISQSSVEQFPEIAPPEVNVTAQYPGANAEVLTKTVVRPLERAINGVAGLKYMISTAGNDGTAILQMRFQTGTDPEMAAVNVQNRVSTVVGELPAEVRQNGLEVKKEVNSMLMYLNISSNDPSLDEKFLYNFAQINIYDELKRIDGVGFIDVMGQREYAIRVWLKPDRLTAYNLSANEVLEALQAQNVEAAPGQLGESSDKHPQAMQFALRYTGKFTDEKQYGNIVVKSDSDGRIVRLKDIADVELSTAFFDVKAKKDGRPAASILLKQLPGSNASDVIKKVKARMSVLKKDTFLPGMDYSIGYDVSQFLEASIHEVIKTLAIAFVLVSLVVFLFLQNFRSTLIPTLAIPVSLVGTFFFMPYFGLSINMITLFALVLAIGVVVDDAIVVVEAVHTKMERLGVGPLEATTAAMREITGAIVSMTLVMVAFFIPVSFMGGPVGMFYRQFAITMGISVIISCITALTLSPALCALILRPVRKASRTPKGFVGRLLAGFERWYQQIELRYRRIVELIVNRRMVTFGVLIAFALGTWGLSAITPTGFIPGEDQGTIYCSITLPRAATIERTEKVVDQVQQIANGIDGVESVSSLAGQNIMVDGTGPIYGTLIINLDSWSRRKHSADDIIAELYAKTRHIKSGEVEFFAPPPVSGYTSAGGFEFYLQDKSGKDDQNEMQRVTDHFIEMLRQRPEIQSAVTIFDANFPQYLINVDYEKAAQKGVTVEAAMGNLQTLIGGEYASNFVRFGKMFKVMVQADQLYRVTPEDVLKLNVKNDAGLMVPYSSFVTLGRTYGPEKIMRYNMYTAAQITGDAAPGYSTGDVIKAIQEVAQASLPKGYGFEWSGITLDEVTSGGKGMLIFLVSILFIYLVLAAQYESFLLPFPVLLFLPLGMFGSFAFLVLLGLENNIYAQIALLMLIGILGKNAILIVEYAVQRRCVGRTIVQSAVEAVSVRLRPILMTSFSFVAGLVPLIFAAGVGANGNRTIGSAAAGGMIFGTVLGVLLIPGLYVVFAVFSEKISKKKARTSSQLTEKQEEYEEVF, encoded by the coding sequence ATGGTAGCAAAATTTATACGCCGTCCGGTGCTTTCGATGGTTATAGCCATCGTTATCATGCTTCTTGGCCTGCTGGCGATATCCCAATCGTCGGTAGAGCAGTTTCCTGAAATTGCACCTCCCGAAGTTAACGTCACGGCTCAATACCCTGGAGCCAATGCCGAAGTGCTAACCAAAACTGTTGTAAGGCCGTTGGAGCGCGCCATCAATGGGGTGGCAGGGCTGAAGTACATGATCTCTACAGCGGGTAACGACGGGACGGCAATCTTACAGATGCGATTTCAGACGGGTACCGATCCCGAGATGGCCGCCGTTAACGTGCAGAACCGGGTGTCTACAGTTGTGGGAGAGCTGCCTGCCGAGGTACGGCAGAACGGATTGGAGGTAAAGAAGGAGGTGAACAGCATGCTGATGTACCTTAACATCAGTAGCAACGATCCTTCGCTCGACGAGAAGTTTCTCTACAACTTTGCCCAGATAAATATCTACGACGAGCTTAAGCGCATCGATGGTGTGGGCTTCATTGACGTGATGGGGCAGCGCGAGTATGCCATAAGGGTATGGCTTAAGCCCGATAGGCTGACGGCCTACAACCTATCGGCCAATGAGGTGCTGGAGGCGCTGCAGGCGCAGAACGTGGAGGCTGCTCCTGGTCAGCTAGGAGAGAGCTCCGACAAGCATCCGCAGGCAATGCAGTTTGCGCTGCGCTATACGGGTAAGTTTACCGACGAGAAGCAGTATGGCAATATCGTCGTAAAGTCTGATTCCGATGGGCGCATTGTGAGGCTAAAGGATATTGCCGATGTGGAACTCAGTACGGCTTTTTTTGACGTGAAGGCCAAGAAGGATGGTCGCCCTGCGGCATCGATACTGCTTAAGCAGCTTCCTGGCTCTAACGCCTCCGACGTGATAAAGAAGGTGAAGGCTCGCATGTCGGTGCTGAAGAAGGATACGTTCCTTCCGGGAATGGATTACAGCATCGGCTACGACGTGTCGCAGTTTTTGGAGGCATCCATACACGAGGTGATTAAGACGCTGGCTATTGCCTTTGTGCTGGTCTCGTTGGTGGTATTCCTCTTTCTGCAGAATTTTCGATCGACCCTGATTCCTACCCTAGCCATACCGGTATCGCTGGTTGGCACCTTCTTCTTTATGCCCTACTTTGGGCTATCCATTAATATGATTACGCTTTTTGCGCTGGTGCTGGCTATCGGAGTGGTGGTTGATGATGCCATCGTGGTGGTCGAGGCTGTTCATACTAAAATGGAGCGGTTGGGTGTTGGTCCTTTGGAGGCAACAACAGCTGCCATGCGCGAAATAACGGGCGCGATTGTCTCCATGACGCTGGTTATGGTGGCGTTTTTTATCCCGGTGTCCTTTATGGGAGGGCCTGTAGGGATGTTTTACCGCCAGTTTGCCATCACTATGGGCATCTCGGTGATTATATCATGTATTACCGCGTTAACCCTTTCGCCTGCGCTTTGTGCCCTTATCCTAAGGCCTGTGAGAAAAGCTAGCCGTACGCCAAAAGGATTTGTTGGTCGCCTGCTCGCGGGTTTCGAGCGCTGGTACCAGCAGATCGAGCTAAGGTATCGTAGGATTGTGGAGCTAATTGTTAACCGTAGGATGGTAACCTTTGGGGTGCTCATCGCTTTCGCATTGGGCACTTGGGGGCTTTCGGCCATCACTCCAACGGGATTTATACCGGGTGAGGATCAGGGAACAATCTACTGCTCCATAACGCTGCCCCGTGCAGCCACCATCGAGCGTACAGAGAAGGTGGTTGATCAGGTGCAGCAGATTGCCAACGGGATAGATGGCGTAGAATCGGTTTCGTCGCTGGCTGGGCAGAATATCATGGTGGATGGTACTGGTCCTATATATGGAACTCTAATTATCAACCTCGATAGCTGGAGCAGGCGTAAGCATTCGGCTGACGATATTATTGCAGAGCTCTACGCGAAAACGCGCCACATTAAGTCGGGCGAAGTAGAGTTCTTTGCACCACCGCCAGTATCGGGCTACACTAGTGCAGGAGGCTTTGAATTTTACTTGCAGGATAAGTCGGGGAAGGACGATCAGAACGAAATGCAGCGCGTTACCGATCATTTCATCGAAATGCTAAGGCAGCGACCCGAGATACAGTCGGCCGTAACCATCTTCGACGCCAACTTTCCGCAATATCTGATAAACGTAGACTACGAGAAGGCCGCGCAGAAGGGGGTAACCGTGGAGGCTGCCATGGGAAATCTGCAAACCCTTATTGGGGGGGAGTACGCATCCAACTTTGTGCGCTTTGGCAAGATGTTTAAGGTTATGGTGCAGGCCGATCAGCTGTATCGTGTTACTCCCGAGGATGTGCTTAAGCTTAACGTCAAAAACGATGCGGGATTAATGGTACCCTACTCGTCGTTTGTTACGCTCGGGCGAACTTATGGACCCGAAAAGATAATGCGCTACAACATGTACACCGCAGCCCAAATTACGGGCGATGCCGCACCGGGTTATAGTACGGGCGATGTTATAAAGGCAATTCAGGAGGTTGCCCAAGCATCGTTACCCAAGGGCTATGGCTTCGAATGGTCGGGTATAACGCTCGATGAGGTAACCTCGGGTGGTAAAGGTATGCTCATATTTCTAGTGTCGATACTGTTCATCTACTTGGTGCTGGCAGCACAGTACGAGAGTTTCCTACTTCCGTTTCCTGTGCTGCTGTTCTTGCCGCTTGGGATGTTTGGCTCGTTTGCCTTTCTGGTTCTTCTAGGGCTAGAGAACAATATTTACGCGCAGATTGCCCTTCTGATGCTTATCGGGATTCTCGGTAAAAATGCAATTTTAATAGTGGAGTATGCCGTGCAACGCCGTTGTGTAGGCCGTACAATCGTTCAGTCTGCCGTCGAGGCGGTGTCTGTCCGCTTACGGCCTATTCTTATGACCTCTTTTTCCTTCGTTGCGGGGTTAGTCCCGCTTATTTTTGCAGCAGGCGTGGGCGCAAATGGTAATAGGACAATTGGTTCTGCAGCTGCAGGGGGGATGATTTTTGGAACTGTATTGGGGGTTCTGCTCATCCCTGGTTTGTACGTTGTCTTTGCCGTATTCTCCGAAAAGATTAGTAAAAAAAAGGCGAGAACGAGCTCGCAGCTTACCGAAAAACAAGAAGAATATGAAGAGGTTTTTTAG
- a CDS encoding efflux transporter outer membrane subunit, with protein sequence MKRFFRRLGVLAALLAVLGGCKTLSTNLSIPQQRIPLSYQQEHADSANIARIEWRQYFSDSMLLQLIDTALANSMDLQVAFQRVEASRWLVKGASGAMLPQVSADISGGVSRFGLYTSDGAGNANSEIAPGKQTPKHLPDYRIGLTSTWEVAAWGKLRNQRKAAVARYLSTAEGVNLVITSLIADVAEAYYELLALDNELDIIRQAAAKNEEALEIAVIQKQVGRANELAVQQLKVQQIGSQVMEKEKQQQRVETENRLNFLLGRFPKPIACCKEMLFSELPHQIAVGLPMQLLLNRPDIREAELQVKAAQFDLKAARAAFFPSLNISASYGLNAYSMGYLFKSPASLAYSILGGLSLPLMNRSALKAEFGIAKSNQLEAMYVYQKTILNGYIEVVNQLSNIDMLRQVGSLKKQECMAINQSIETSIDLFKTAKASYLDVLMAQQNALNANLEMISTYKQQRIAAVGMYKALGGGWK encoded by the coding sequence ATGAAGAGGTTTTTTAGACGATTAGGGGTGCTAGCGGCTCTACTAGCGGTTTTGGGTGGCTGCAAGACGTTAAGCACCAACCTGAGCATTCCCCAGCAGCGCATCCCCTTATCTTACCAGCAGGAACACGCAGATAGCGCTAACATTGCGCGCATTGAGTGGCGGCAGTACTTTTCCGATTCGATGCTGCTGCAGCTTATCGATACTGCGCTTGCCAATAGCATGGATCTACAGGTGGCATTTCAGCGCGTTGAGGCTTCACGTTGGCTCGTTAAGGGAGCATCGGGAGCAATGTTGCCCCAGGTGTCGGCTGATATATCAGGTGGTGTTAGCCGATTTGGACTTTATACAAGTGATGGAGCGGGTAATGCAAATTCTGAAATTGCTCCCGGGAAGCAGACCCCAAAGCATCTTCCCGATTACCGTATAGGGCTGACATCGACATGGGAGGTGGCTGCATGGGGAAAGTTGCGCAACCAGCGGAAGGCGGCAGTTGCTAGGTATCTATCTACTGCCGAGGGGGTAAACTTGGTTATTACCTCGCTTATTGCCGATGTGGCCGAAGCCTACTACGAGCTGCTTGCGCTAGATAATGAGCTCGATATTATACGGCAGGCTGCCGCAAAAAATGAGGAGGCTCTCGAAATTGCGGTAATCCAAAAGCAGGTAGGGCGTGCTAACGAGCTGGCCGTACAGCAGCTAAAGGTGCAGCAGATTGGATCTCAGGTGATGGAAAAGGAGAAGCAGCAACAGCGCGTGGAGACAGAGAACCGACTTAATTTTTTACTAGGACGGTTTCCTAAGCCCATAGCGTGCTGTAAGGAGATGCTTTTCAGCGAACTTCCGCACCAAATTGCGGTAGGCTTGCCCATGCAGCTCCTTCTTAACCGACCAGATATTCGTGAGGCGGAGCTCCAAGTAAAAGCTGCGCAGTTTGATTTAAAGGCGGCTCGGGCTGCATTCTTCCCCTCATTGAATATCTCGGCAAGTTACGGGCTTAATGCATACAGCATGGGCTATCTGTTTAAGTCGCCAGCATCACTTGCGTACTCTATTCTTGGTGGACTATCCCTCCCGCTGATGAACAGGAGCGCACTTAAGGCTGAGTTTGGCATAGCAAAGTCAAATCAGCTAGAGGCAATGTACGTCTACCAAAAGACAATCCTTAATGGGTATATCGAGGTAGTTAATCAGCTCTCTAATATTGATATGTTGAGGCAAGTAGGCTCTCTCAAAAAACAGGAGTGCATGGCTATAAATCAGTCAATAGAAACCTCAATCGACCTATTTAAAACCGCTAAAGCTAGCTATTTGGATGTGCTGATGGCGCAACAAAATGCGCTGAATGCAAATCTCGAAATGATCTCGACCTACAAGCAGCAGAGGATTGCCGCTGTTGGCATGTATAAGGCGTTAGGAGGAGGGTGGAAGTAG
- a CDS encoding glycosyl hydrolase, which produces MDRTIRLLSFVLLLLMLAPQMGHAQEQRPAALAAGRADVLTGFNQNFSMMPYLSPTMCDNIRQLRPRLLRYPGGTVTHSWDWRRGVITSRKSRVSHPIGEVKKLADYTGAKFVFVLDVLNKSVEDQIQMLASIEQLGVEIAFIEMGNELYAQNEEYVAAFPSGKDYALRVNSWIPELRKRFPKAKIAALLLGRKVRKGNERMYSWNRQVVDATFKGVDAYTYHIYINPNSTFEQEKSEFVEVTQNAKTGSKELWITEYGSNQDRANPTYYVELEALSNFIESFPNVTIALNHQLVGGTKNKLTEDGSRLVEEGQLFLRRAQR; this is translated from the coding sequence ATGGATAGAACTATTAGGCTACTTTCATTCGTTCTTTTACTGCTGATGCTCGCACCGCAGATGGGGCATGCGCAGGAGCAAAGGCCAGCCGCGTTGGCGGCGGGTAGGGCGGATGTGCTAACGGGGTTTAACCAAAATTTTTCGATGATGCCCTACCTGAGCCCGACCATGTGCGATAACATTCGGCAGCTTCGGCCTAGGCTGCTGCGCTATCCGGGTGGTACCGTTACCCATAGCTGGGATTGGAGGAGGGGCGTCATAACATCCCGAAAGAGTAGGGTGTCTCACCCAATTGGTGAGGTGAAAAAGCTGGCGGACTATACGGGGGCAAAGTTTGTATTTGTGCTCGATGTTTTAAATAAATCGGTAGAGGATCAGATCCAGATGCTGGCTTCGATAGAGCAGCTAGGTGTAGAAATTGCCTTTATAGAGATGGGGAACGAGCTCTACGCCCAAAACGAGGAGTACGTAGCAGCCTTCCCTAGCGGTAAGGATTACGCCTTACGGGTTAATAGCTGGATTCCAGAGCTGCGAAAGAGATTCCCAAAGGCAAAGATTGCCGCTCTGCTGCTAGGCCGAAAGGTAAGGAAGGGGAACGAAAGAATGTATAGCTGGAATAGGCAGGTGGTGGATGCTACTTTTAAAGGCGTAGATGCCTATACCTACCATATTTACATAAACCCCAATAGTACCTTCGAGCAGGAGAAGTCGGAGTTTGTGGAGGTTACTCAGAATGCTAAAACAGGAAGTAAGGAGCTGTGGATAACCGAGTATGGGAGTAATCAGGATAGGGCTAATCCGACCTACTACGTGGAGCTGGAGGCGCTATCCAACTTTATAGAATCATTTCCCAATGTTACCATTGCCCTAAACCATCAGCTTGTAGGAGGTACAAAAAACAAGCTGACGGAGGATGGTAGTCGGCTAGTAGAGGAGGGGCAGCTCTTTTTGCGACGGGCGCAAAGGTAA
- a CDS encoding family 20 glycosylhydrolase: protein MPFLAKAQCVTDSIMPIRGLSIAAPQAKSCDRFVAFIEKELAPRGVNTLILRVDYNYAYKTHPELRNDTTLTEKDVKKIVGVCKKNGIKIVPQINLLGHQSWASKEERLLKVYPQFDETPWVKMPEKYDWPNSDGLYCKSYCPLHPDVHKIVFELIDELTEVFEANDFHAGLDEVFYLGEEKCPRCAGRDKAELFAGEVNLIRNHLAQKNRKLWMWGDRLIDGQQTGMGMWEASMNCTHRAIDLIAKDIFICDWHYERPDKTAIYFAMKGFNVATCVWNKHEVSMLQTQDIIKFRKESSPAMQERFKGIVVTFWGSAESMVDNFDKSAEPDREPTKAFLNVFDYVKRLSKP, encoded by the coding sequence ATGCCATTTTTAGCAAAGGCTCAGTGCGTAACAGACAGCATAATGCCCATTCGAGGCCTTAGCATTGCTGCCCCACAGGCAAAAAGCTGTGACAGATTTGTAGCATTTATCGAAAAGGAGCTAGCCCCTAGAGGCGTAAATACCCTTATACTTCGGGTAGACTACAACTATGCCTACAAAACGCATCCCGAGCTAAGAAACGACACTACCCTCACAGAAAAGGATGTTAAGAAAATCGTAGGCGTATGTAAAAAGAACGGAATTAAAATTGTTCCGCAAATAAACCTGCTTGGACACCAATCGTGGGCATCGAAGGAGGAAAGGCTCCTTAAGGTTTACCCACAGTTTGACGAAACGCCTTGGGTTAAAATGCCCGAAAAGTACGACTGGCCCAATAGCGATGGGCTGTACTGTAAAAGTTACTGCCCCCTACATCCCGATGTACACAAAATAGTATTTGAGCTTATCGACGAGCTGACGGAGGTATTCGAGGCAAACGATTTTCATGCAGGACTTGACGAGGTTTTCTACCTGGGGGAGGAGAAGTGCCCACGCTGTGCGGGTAGAGATAAAGCCGAGCTTTTTGCGGGCGAGGTGAACCTTATTAGAAACCATCTGGCCCAGAAAAACAGAAAGCTTTGGATGTGGGGAGATCGGCTAATAGATGGACAGCAAACAGGAATGGGCATGTGGGAGGCCAGCATGAATTGCACCCACCGCGCCATAGACCTTATTGCCAAAGATATTTTTATCTGCGACTGGCACTACGAGCGTCCCGATAAAACGGCCATATACTTTGCCATGAAAGGGTTTAATGTGGCTACCTGCGTGTGGAATAAGCACGAGGTTTCGATGCTGCAAACCCAAGATATTATAAAGTTTAGAAAGGAGTCATCGCCTGCCATGCAGGAGCGTTTTAAAGGGATAGTGGTAACCTTCTGGGGTAGCGCAGAAAGTATGGTAGACAACTTCGATAAGTCGGCAGAGCCAGACCGCGAGCCTACCAAGGCATTTCTTAATGTATTCGACTATGTGAAAAGACTTAGTAAGCCGTAG
- the speB gene encoding agmatinase, producing MEFNPNGVGMPNGNYFALPYTPEESNVVLLSVPWDVTTSYAPGTADGPQAILDASPQLDLYDPFVKDAWKVGIGTLPTDEDWRAKSAELRELAEDVIERLENGEQETSSAIVKHLKTINTASEALNEYVYEEAKEWIEKGKIVGVVGGEHSVPFGLIKALSEKHEGLGILHIDAHCDLRVAYEGFTYSHASIMYNVLDKLPKVDRLVQVAVRDFSEEEIDFAMNHPKVVPFTDFEIAEEKFQGMTWHEQCEQIIEQLPSNVYISFDIDGLTPDNCPTTGTPVPGGLSYQEAIYLLKLVAESGRKIVGFDLVEVAPAEEGEWDANVGARLLYKLCNLAYKSANK from the coding sequence ATGGAGTTTAACCCCAACGGCGTTGGAATGCCCAACGGCAACTATTTCGCACTTCCCTACACCCCCGAAGAATCGAACGTAGTTCTTCTATCAGTACCTTGGGATGTGACCACATCGTACGCACCCGGAACAGCAGATGGACCACAGGCAATACTAGACGCCTCTCCTCAGCTAGACCTGTACGATCCTTTTGTAAAGGATGCCTGGAAGGTTGGCATTGGAACCCTTCCGACAGATGAAGACTGGCGAGCCAAATCGGCAGAGCTTCGCGAGCTGGCAGAGGATGTTATCGAGCGCCTTGAAAACGGAGAGCAGGAAACGTCTTCAGCAATTGTAAAGCATCTAAAAACAATCAACACCGCTTCTGAGGCACTAAACGAGTACGTTTACGAGGAAGCTAAGGAGTGGATTGAAAAAGGAAAAATAGTTGGGGTTGTTGGCGGAGAGCACAGCGTACCATTCGGTCTAATCAAAGCGCTATCCGAAAAGCACGAAGGGCTAGGTATTCTGCATATTGACGCGCACTGCGATTTACGTGTTGCCTACGAAGGGTTTACTTACTCGCATGCTTCCATAATGTACAACGTGCTAGACAAGCTACCAAAGGTTGATAGACTGGTACAGGTTGCCGTTCGCGATTTTAGCGAAGAGGAGATCGACTTCGCCATGAACCACCCTAAGGTTGTTCCCTTCACCGATTTTGAAATCGCTGAGGAGAAATTTCAGGGCATGACCTGGCATGAGCAGTGCGAGCAGATAATAGAGCAGCTACCAAGCAACGTTTACATAAGCTTCGATATCGATGGACTAACTCCCGATAACTGCCCAACAACAGGTACTCCTGTTCCTGGCGGACTATCGTACCAAGAGGCCATCTACCTTCTTAAGCTGGTAGCCGAAAGCGGACGTAAGATTGTAGGATTCGACCTAGTAGAGGTTGCTCCTGCCGAAGAGGGCGAGTGGGATGCCAACGTAGGTGCCCGCCTGCTTTATAAGCTTTGCAACCTTGCCTACAAATCGGCCAACAAGTAG
- the speE gene encoding polyamine aminopropyltransferase: MSALGRHILVEFMGCNPEILNDVFVIEQGMVKAASKAGATVINSTFHHFSPYGVSGVVVIQESHLAIHTWPEYGYAAVDLFTCGDSVDPWISFDYLKKVFESSNYSALEMKRGSLNLLSRVDFDMNNIREEAKKHVNPETFNRNVWFTDKDDNQALSLRYTGEVLYDKTSPFQRTRIIDTYAYGTALTIDNMVMCTEKDETHYHEMISHPAILSHGAIKNVLVIGGGDGGTIREVLRHSSIDKVTMVEIDENVIEASKQFLPSISRSFNHPKLTLIIGDGIKYLAEAKPESYDLIIVDGSDPVGPAEGLFSKGFYENCRRALTPTGILVTQAESPLFNSHAFAELNVCLKEVFSKETVKTLLFHIPTYPSGTWSFQLATKGEVDVTKVEDECAERFGTNHLLNYYNAAVHRAAFALPNYVKRMLNEL; the protein is encoded by the coding sequence ATGTCTGCATTAGGAAGGCACATCTTAGTTGAGTTCATGGGCTGTAATCCCGAAATCCTCAACGACGTGTTTGTAATTGAGCAAGGAATGGTAAAAGCAGCATCTAAAGCTGGCGCAACCGTTATCAACTCAACCTTTCACCACTTTTCTCCTTACGGAGTATCTGGTGTTGTGGTAATACAAGAAAGCCATTTGGCCATTCATACTTGGCCCGAATATGGCTACGCAGCTGTAGATTTATTTACATGCGGCGATTCTGTAGACCCATGGATCTCTTTCGACTACCTAAAAAAGGTATTCGAATCGAGCAACTACTCTGCCCTAGAGATGAAAAGAGGCTCGTTAAACCTTCTAAGCCGAGTTGACTTCGACATGAACAACATTCGGGAGGAGGCTAAGAAGCACGTCAACCCAGAGACCTTCAACCGGAACGTGTGGTTTACCGATAAGGACGACAACCAAGCGCTATCGCTCCGCTACACCGGCGAGGTGCTTTACGATAAGACATCTCCTTTCCAGCGTACCCGTATTATTGATACCTACGCCTACGGAACAGCGCTTACCATCGACAACATGGTAATGTGTACCGAAAAGGACGAGACCCACTACCACGAAATGATTAGCCACCCAGCAATACTATCGCATGGTGCAATCAAAAACGTGCTAGTTATTGGCGGAGGCGATGGAGGTACCATCAGAGAGGTGCTACGCCACTCCTCTATCGACAAGGTAACCATGGTAGAAATTGACGAAAACGTAATCGAAGCATCGAAGCAATTCCTTCCTTCCATTTCGCGCAGCTTCAACCACCCCAAGCTGACCCTTATAATTGGCGATGGCATTAAGTATTTGGCCGAGGCTAAGCCAGAGAGCTACGACCTTATAATTGTAGACGGATCAGACCCAGTAGGCCCTGCAGAAGGACTCTTCTCGAAAGGATTCTACGAAAACTGCCGCCGCGCGCTTACCCCTACCGGAATTCTGGTAACGCAGGCCGAGTCTCCGCTATTCAACAGCCACGCCTTTGCCGAGCTGAACGTCTGCCTAAAGGAGGTATTCAGCAAGGAAACCGTGAAGACTCTTCTATTTCACATACCAACCTACCCATCGGGAACTTGGAGCTTTCAGCTCGCAACCAAGGGCGAGGTTGACGTAACCAAAGTTGAAGATGAATGTGCTGAACGCTTCGGTACGAACCACCTGCTAAACTACTACAACGCAGCGGTACACCGTGCAGCATTCGCACTACCTAACTATGTAAAACGAATGCTAAACGAACTTTAA